Proteins found in one Pectobacterium atrosepticum genomic segment:
- a CDS encoding Slp family lipoprotein, with protein MLVQIKSVQMKSMHMKNLRQKKARLCMVAATVLLLSGCVTVPDAIKGTSPMPQDDLVRVMNAPQIYVGQESRFGGRVVSIRNEANKTRLEIASMPLDSGAKPRLDMPSEGRFIAYVNRFLEPVDFKDQLVTVVGPIVGTEQGAIGDKPYRYVVIDAQGYKRWNVVQRLMVPPGGYGYGPWGWRAGYGYGWGPGWGFDGGWPSPARIENIVTE; from the coding sequence ATGCTTGTACAGATAAAAAGCGTACAGATGAAAAGTATGCACATGAAAAATCTGAGACAGAAAAAAGCCCGCCTCTGTATGGTGGCTGCGACAGTGCTGCTACTTTCAGGCTGTGTCACGGTGCCGGATGCCATCAAAGGCACATCGCCAATGCCGCAGGACGATCTCGTTCGTGTAATGAATGCGCCGCAAATTTATGTCGGTCAGGAATCCCGCTTTGGCGGACGGGTGGTTAGCATCCGTAATGAAGCGAATAAAACGCGCCTTGAGATAGCCAGCATGCCGCTGGATAGCGGTGCGAAACCGCGGCTGGATATGCCGTCAGAAGGGCGCTTTATTGCCTATGTAAATCGCTTTCTGGAACCTGTCGATTTTAAAGACCAACTGGTGACGGTTGTAGGGCCCATTGTCGGCACTGAACAGGGTGCTATTGGTGATAAACCTTATCGCTATGTCGTGATCGACGCACAAGGCTACAAACGCTGGAATGTCGTGCAGCGTCTGATGGTGCCGCCCGGTGGTTATGGCTATGGTCCGTGGGGATGGCGCGCGGGTTACGGTTACGGCTGGGGCCCTGGATGGGGATTTGACGGCGGTTGGCCTAGTCCTGCACGGATTGAGAATATCGTGACAGAATAA
- the fadD gene encoding long-chain-fatty-acid--CoA ligase FadD, producing MEKIWLSRYPADVPAEIDPDRYSSLIDMFENNVKRYADRPAFINMGEVMTFRKLEERSRAFAAYLQNQLKLQKGDRVALMMPNLLQYPVALFGVLRAGMVVVNVNPLYTPRELEHQLKDSGASTIVIVSNFAHTLEKVVHNTAVEHVILTRMGDQLSTAKGTLVNFVVKYIKRLVPKYHLPDAISFRRVLQEGRRQQYVRPDIINSDLAFLQYTGGTTGVAKGAMLTHRNMQANVAQCLAAYGPVLKEGNEWVVTALPLYHIFALTANCLLFFELGGQNLLITNPRDIPAVVKELKQYPFTAITGVNTLFNALLNNKEFHELDFSTLRLSVGGGASVQRAVAERWEKLTGKHLLEGYGLTESSPLVAVNPYDLKHYSGSIGLPVASTDVRIIDDNGNDVGPGESGELWVRGPQVMLGYWQQPAATDDVLKDGWLATGDIVTADDEGFLRVIDRKKDMILVSGFNVYPTEIEDVISRHPKVSESAVIGVENEVSGEAVKAFVVRRDNSLTKEELITHCRRNLTGYKVPKEIEFCEDLPKSNVGKILRRELRDDKKAKKDAAA from the coding sequence TTGGAAAAAATTTGGTTATCTCGCTATCCGGCGGACGTACCGGCGGAAATTGACCCGGATCGCTATTCGTCGTTGATTGACATGTTTGAAAATAACGTAAAGCGTTACGCCGATCGACCTGCATTCATCAACATGGGTGAGGTGATGACGTTTCGCAAGTTGGAAGAGCGGAGCCGGGCGTTTGCGGCCTATTTGCAAAATCAGCTTAAATTGCAGAAAGGCGATCGCGTGGCGCTGATGATGCCCAATCTGCTGCAATACCCTGTTGCGCTGTTTGGTGTGCTGCGTGCGGGTATGGTGGTCGTCAACGTTAACCCGCTGTATACGCCACGGGAACTGGAACACCAGCTAAAAGATAGCGGAGCCAGCACCATTGTTATTGTGTCTAACTTTGCACATACGCTGGAAAAAGTCGTTCATAACACGGCGGTGGAGCACGTTATCTTGACCCGCATGGGCGACCAGCTATCCACGGCAAAAGGCACTCTGGTTAACTTCGTCGTGAAATACATTAAGCGACTGGTGCCCAAATATCATTTGCCTGATGCAATCTCGTTTCGTCGCGTGTTACAGGAAGGGCGACGTCAGCAGTACGTTCGGCCTGATATCATCAATAGCGATCTCGCCTTTCTGCAATATACCGGCGGCACGACGGGCGTGGCGAAAGGCGCCATGCTCACGCACCGCAATATGCAGGCGAATGTGGCACAGTGTCTTGCGGCTTATGGCCCGGTGTTGAAGGAAGGGAATGAATGGGTGGTAACGGCGTTGCCGCTGTACCATATTTTTGCTTTGACGGCTAACTGTCTGCTGTTCTTTGAACTGGGCGGGCAGAATCTGTTGATCACCAATCCTCGAGATATTCCTGCGGTGGTAAAAGAACTGAAACAGTATCCTTTTACTGCGATTACGGGCGTCAATACGCTGTTTAATGCGTTGTTAAATAATAAAGAATTCCATGAGCTTGATTTCTCGACACTGCGATTATCCGTTGGCGGAGGCGCGTCGGTGCAACGGGCAGTCGCGGAACGTTGGGAGAAGCTAACGGGTAAACATCTGCTTGAGGGATACGGGTTAACAGAAAGCTCCCCCTTGGTGGCCGTGAATCCCTACGATCTCAAACATTACAGCGGCAGTATCGGGCTGCCAGTGGCCTCAACGGATGTCAGAATCATTGACGATAACGGCAACGACGTTGGGCCGGGCGAATCCGGTGAACTGTGGGTACGCGGACCGCAGGTGATGTTAGGGTACTGGCAGCAGCCTGCCGCCACGGATGACGTGTTAAAAGACGGTTGGTTGGCGACAGGTGACATTGTCACGGCTGATGATGAAGGATTCCTGCGAGTGATCGACCGTAAGAAAGATATGATTCTGGTTTCCGGTTTTAACGTCTACCCGACGGAGATTGAAGACGTGATCAGCCGTCATCCCAAGGTATCCGAGTCGGCGGTGATTGGGGTCGAAAATGAGGTTTCCGGTGAGGCGGTAAAAGCCTTTGTGGTCAGGCGTGATAACTCGTTAACAAAAGAGGAACTCATTACGCACTGTCGTCGTAATCTTACGGGCTATAAAGTGCCGAAAGAGATCGAATTCTGTGAGGATCTGCCAAAATCCAACGTCGGAAAAATTCTGCGTCGTGAATTACGTGACGATAAGAAGGCAAAGAAAGACGCTGCTGCCTGA
- a CDS encoding ribonuclease D, with the protein MNYQLITSDIGLQQVCSQARRFPQVALDTEFVRTRTYYPQLGLIQLYDGEQLSLIDPLTITDWAPFQALLRDEEVTKFLHAGSEDLEVFLNTFGTLPTPFIDTQILAAFLGKPLSYGFAALVADYMGVSLDKSESRTDWLARPLSEKQCDYAAADVFYLLPMAIQLVADTETAGWMNAALDECLLLCQRKQDILAPALAYREFGNAWQLRGRNLACLQRLAEWRLRKARERDSAVNFVVREENLLQVARCLPSSLGELGSLGLSGPEIRYHGKTLLDCVAQTDGITDADCPPPVINLIDHPGYKKAFKDIKALVQRASEQSGLSAELLASRRQINRLLNWHWKLSRQDAGMPEMLSGWRGQLYGDELREIVQGY; encoded by the coding sequence TTGAATTATCAGTTGATCACTTCCGACATCGGGTTACAACAGGTTTGCTCTCAGGCGCGACGCTTTCCGCAGGTGGCATTGGACACGGAGTTCGTCAGAACCCGTACTTATTACCCGCAATTAGGGTTGATTCAATTGTATGACGGCGAACAGCTTTCACTTATCGACCCGTTAACGATTACAGATTGGGCACCTTTTCAGGCGTTACTGCGTGACGAAGAGGTCACTAAATTCCTGCATGCAGGCAGCGAAGATCTGGAAGTGTTTCTCAATACGTTTGGAACATTGCCGACGCCTTTCATTGACACACAGATTCTGGCCGCATTTTTAGGCAAACCGCTTTCTTATGGTTTCGCTGCGCTGGTGGCCGACTACATGGGCGTGTCGCTGGATAAAAGCGAGTCGAGAACGGACTGGCTTGCCCGACCGCTAAGCGAAAAGCAGTGTGACTACGCGGCCGCCGATGTGTTCTACCTGCTGCCGATGGCCATTCAACTGGTGGCGGATACGGAAACCGCAGGGTGGATGAACGCCGCGCTGGACGAATGTCTCCTGCTTTGTCAGCGTAAACAGGATATTTTAGCACCGGCGCTGGCCTATCGTGAATTTGGCAATGCCTGGCAGCTACGTGGCCGAAATCTGGCTTGTCTTCAGCGCCTGGCTGAGTGGCGCTTGCGCAAAGCGCGTGAGCGGGACAGTGCGGTGAATTTTGTCGTACGTGAAGAGAACCTCTTGCAGGTAGCGCGCTGTCTGCCTTCTTCGCTGGGAGAACTGGGTTCACTGGGGCTGAGTGGCCCGGAGATCCGCTATCACGGCAAAACGCTGCTGGACTGTGTTGCACAGACGGACGGTATTACTGACGCAGATTGCCCACCGCCAGTGATTAATTTGATCGACCATCCGGGCTATAAGAAAGCGTTTAAAGACATCAAAGCGCTGGTACAGCGTGCGAGTGAACAGAGTGGATTATCCGCCGAGTTATTGGCATCTCGTCGCCAAATTAATCGCCTGCTGAACTGGCACTGGAAATTAAGCAGGCAAGATGCTGGTATGCCGGAAATGTTGTCCGGCTGGCGCGGCCAGTTATATGGCGACGAACTGCGTGAAATTGTGCAGGGCTATTAA
- the minE gene encoding cell division topological specificity factor MinE codes for MALLDFFLSRKKTTANIAKERLQIIVAERRRGDNEPHYLPQLKRDILEVICRYVQIDPEMVTVQLEQKGDDISVLELNVTLPEAEETPK; via the coding sequence ATGGCTTTACTGGACTTCTTTCTGTCCCGCAAAAAAACGACAGCCAATATTGCCAAGGAACGGCTGCAAATTATTGTCGCGGAGCGACGCCGGGGTGATAACGAACCCCATTATCTGCCGCAATTAAAGCGAGACATTCTTGAGGTTATCTGTAGATATGTACAGATTGATCCTGAGATGGTAACGGTTCAACTTGAGCAAAAAGGAGATGATATTTCCGTGCTTGAGTTGAACGTTACATTACCGGAAGCGGAAGAAACGCCTAAATGA
- the minD gene encoding septum site-determining protein MinD, whose protein sequence is MARIIVVTSGKGGVGKTTSSAAIATGLAQKGKKTVVIDFDIGLRNLDLIMGCERRVVYDFVNVIQGDATLNQALIKDKRTDNLYILPASQTRDKDALTYEGVEKILNDLGDMNFDFIVCDSPAGIETGALMALYFADEAIITTNPEVSSVRDSDRILGILSSKSRRAERSEDPIKEHLLLTRYNPGRVNRGDMLSMEDVLEILRIPLIGVIPEDQSVLRASNQGEPVILDAEADAGKAYSDTVERLLGEERPFRFIEEEKKGFLKRLFGG, encoded by the coding sequence ATGGCACGCATCATTGTTGTTACATCGGGTAAAGGGGGCGTTGGCAAGACCACATCAAGCGCGGCCATTGCTACCGGTTTAGCCCAGAAAGGAAAAAAGACCGTTGTCATCGATTTTGACATTGGTCTGCGTAACCTTGACTTGATCATGGGGTGTGAGCGTCGCGTGGTCTATGACTTCGTGAACGTTATTCAGGGTGATGCCACGCTAAATCAGGCGCTGATCAAAGATAAGAGAACGGATAATCTCTACATTCTGCCAGCATCACAAACGCGTGATAAAGATGCGTTAACGTATGAAGGCGTTGAAAAAATACTCAACGACCTGGGCGATATGAACTTCGATTTTATCGTGTGTGATTCACCAGCCGGGATTGAAACGGGTGCGTTGATGGCGCTCTATTTTGCTGACGAAGCGATTATCACCACCAACCCGGAAGTCTCTTCCGTTCGCGACTCCGACCGTATTCTGGGCATTTTGTCCTCAAAATCACGTCGCGCGGAGCGTTCTGAAGATCCAATCAAAGAGCATTTGCTGTTGACGCGTTACAACCCAGGCAGGGTGAACCGTGGCGACATGCTGAGTATGGAAGACGTTCTTGAGATCCTGCGGATCCCGCTGATTGGCGTTATTCCTGAAGATCAATCCGTACTCCGCGCCTCTAACCAAGGCGAACCAGTGATTCTGGATGCTGAAGCCGACGCGGGTAAAGCCTACTCGGATACCGTTGAACGCTTGCTTGGCGAAGAGCGTCCTTTCCGTTTTATTGAAGAAGAGAAGAAGGGTTTCCTTAAACGACTTTTTGGGGGATAA